From Chryseobacterium joostei, the proteins below share one genomic window:
- a CDS encoding LIC_10190 family membrane protein, protein MILILFSSIFIIPVLLGIGKIMEKVFGILFYGISGKILLGVMGISLAWTVTSFLIPLNIYVEIITVLLGLLYFFKEKLYQEFYQLTKKDIALGGIVSTIILLSGSYYPYILDHFGYYIPTIKWLTEYGLIKGISNLDFILGQMSVWHIFQAGFSNFSDPFLRINSIILIVYTLYSIERKSWIHLCFLPVLLLFSQSPSPDLPVIAFSLIILNEMISGNKNTSLLFAFSVFVFLIKPTMIWLPILVFLNSIIILKSSFKKLLFGGLILLLFFIKNIWTFGYPIFPISIVDLGFSWKPNPEVLKTSSQYAIMKTYDMQYSYEEIQRFSTFDHIKNWFFLKGIKSVINIFFILSLLIFSAFTWMKKKKLITLICISLLIKSILVLAFSAQYRFFIDVFFVIFLVMFHEYFDKRKSLVVFSGLSLFFISILSFPSFIQQSIPSFRLGSFMAGFKKEQLYQPSTYQYHQFNTFKVGNLNFNVSKNYPYNFDTPLPAISSSYIFDDVKARIFPQLINKNDMKKGFIWKKITPEEKKEAATVINNIENIDK, encoded by the coding sequence ATGATACTAATCCTGTTTTCTTCAATTTTCATTATTCCCGTCTTACTGGGAATAGGGAAAATAATGGAGAAAGTCTTCGGAATCTTATTTTACGGAATCTCAGGTAAAATTCTTTTGGGAGTAATGGGAATAAGTCTGGCATGGACTGTTACTTCATTTTTGATCCCTTTGAATATTTATGTAGAAATTATAACTGTTCTATTAGGCTTACTTTATTTTTTTAAAGAAAAACTTTATCAAGAGTTTTATCAGTTGACAAAAAAAGACATTGCCTTAGGCGGAATTGTTTCTACAATCATTTTATTATCCGGTTCATACTATCCTTATATATTAGATCATTTCGGATACTATATCCCAACGATCAAATGGCTTACAGAATATGGGTTGATAAAGGGAATTTCCAATCTGGACTTTATCTTAGGACAAATGTCTGTATGGCATATTTTTCAGGCAGGATTTTCAAATTTTTCAGATCCTTTTTTAAGAATAAACTCCATCATACTGATCGTTTATACCCTTTATAGTATTGAGCGAAAAAGCTGGATTCATCTGTGCTTTCTTCCTGTTTTATTATTATTTTCACAGTCGCCAAGTCCTGATCTTCCCGTCATTGCATTTTCTTTGATCATTTTAAATGAAATGATATCCGGAAATAAAAATACTTCTCTCCTTTTTGCTTTTTCTGTTTTTGTTTTTCTCATAAAACCTACCATGATCTGGCTGCCAATACTGGTTTTCCTGAATAGTATTATTATTTTAAAATCAAGCTTCAAAAAATTGCTTTTTGGAGGTTTAATCTTACTTTTATTCTTTATTAAAAATATATGGACATTTGGTTATCCCATATTTCCGATATCAATAGTTGACTTAGGTTTTAGTTGGAAGCCCAATCCTGAAGTTTTGAAAACTTCATCACAATATGCCATTATGAAAACCTATGACATGCAGTATTCGTATGAAGAAATTCAAAGGTTTTCAACATTTGATCATATTAAAAACTGGTTCTTTCTGAAAGGCATCAAATCAGTGATTAATATTTTTTTCATTTTGAGCCTACTTATTTTTTCAGCATTTACATGGATGAAGAAAAAGAAACTAATCACTCTGATCTGTATTTCCCTGTTGATAAAAAGTATACTCGTTCTTGCTTTTTCAGCACAGTACAGATTTTTCATCGATGTTTTCTTTGTAATATTCCTTGTAATGTTTCATGAATATTTTGATAAAAGAAAATCTTTGGTTGTTTTTTCCGGACTCAGTTTATTTTTTATTTCAATATTGTCCTTTCCTAGTTTTATTCAACAATCTATTCCAAGTTTTCGCTTGGGAAGCTTCATGGCAGGATTCAAAAAGGAACAACTTTATCAGCCATCTACTTACCAATATCATCAATTCAATACTTTTAAAGTGGGAAATTTAAATTTCAATGTTTCTAAAAATTACCCCTATAATTTTGACACTCCACTTCCAGCCATCTCTAGCAGCTACATTTTTGATGATGTAAAAGCTCGAATTTTTCCTCAACTTATTAATAAAAATGACATGAAAAAGGGATTTATCTGGAAAAAGATAACTCCCGAGGAAAAAAAGGAAGCTGCAACCGTGATCAATAATATCGAAAACATTGATAAATAG